The Deinococcus sp. YIM 134068 sequence TGGGTGTCGGTGGGAGTGGTGACGGCGCTCAAGTAGGGCATGGTATTCCAGAACGCTTCCTGCACGCAGACGGCGATGGGCTTGCCCCAGGCGTGGAGAATGCTCCCCTTCCACGCCAGTTGCGGGACCAGACGCTTGCGCGAACTGCTGAGCCAGTCCGGGCGGGGTGGATTGGCACCGTTCCAGGTGGGTCCGCCCATATACTCCAGAAAGGGATTGCCGACGTTGCCGCTGATGTACACGGCCTGCACCTCCAGGGCGGCATAGGTGTTCACGGCGTAGTCGGTGATGATCTTGCTGCCGGGTTGAGCCACGTCGATGCTTGCCAGCACGTAGTCTATGTTTCCGGCGCTGGTCTCCCTCACCTCCGGGGCCGCCGGGTCCTCGGTCTCTGCGG is a genomic window containing:
- a CDS encoding NotI family restriction endonuclease; translation: MLNATAAWAGPVLGVPAAHLRPVPEVRLVPAASSTEVAIDILTEAGDPAAETEDPAAPEVRETSAGNIDYVLASIDVAQPGSKIITDYAVNTYAALEVQAVYISGNVGNPFLEYMGGPTWNGANPPRPDWLSSSRKRLVPQLAWKGSILHAWGKPIAVCVQEAFWNTMPYLSAVTTPTDTHQEMAWVIVDLERAGRIFQLVHVKTVYSKFSAALTAATQTPAGSDRLVQKAILTKFIKDTTGKNPRPARKPGGKRRA